The following are encoded together in the Vidua macroura isolate BioBank_ID:100142 chromosome 6, ASM2450914v1, whole genome shotgun sequence genome:
- the NRDE2 gene encoding nuclear exosome regulator NRDE2 isoform X2: MALFPAFAGAAQPGEPPAGSSEGSTRELDWLSNPSFSAEDALLLHQRTAEVANLIPEKLPLIRTSSRSELSEESDTDESLKQTSKKRKKKKKKHHHSKKTKKKTKGDSSSSESEVDTKYIKDKGSGKSSEKEAAANLGKKTSNVTSSHSIWLDDIQAPRADTFRIDKKPDPANWAYKSLYRGDIARYKRKGESCLGIDAKKQCIIWDSSASKRKQARSQPERYFTKNNVKMLNTDGILVCNKSSPADPPAFIPVSQVETDDFSDTTEVNPLGIYDSSTTVWLQGKGKSADNESVNTQQTIQEPGINMNSILMTKVEEYNKKVRENPRDINAWMEFISFQDELMRGPSPYASKGEQELRRKSLKLILEKKLAILERAIESNPSNVDLKLARLKLCTEFWEPPAVIKEWQKLIFLHPNNPEMWKKYLLFCQSQFTTFSVSKINSLYGKCLTTLAAVQDGSMVSHPLLPGTEEAMLAIFIQQCHFLRQAGHSEKAVSLFQALIDFTFFKPDSVKDLPTRGQVEFFEPFWDSGEPRIGEKGARGWKAWMHQQEKGGWVVLKPDDEDEEEIDEDQEIKDKTLPKWHIWLDVEYSREARHWLPWRPDKTKKETEEDCEDPERQVLFDDLGPSLIRLSNPKLQHQLLYSFLQFLGVPCTSKLFPSGLYIAMDENNIFDSVLYDDKPLTSVDIPLSGFNSIGHMDTMSRGRHQIGHYKEGEEFIQNVFHVLSQIFTGKEKSNLAICWLQYEISKVIQCLQAKKKKKLKAQGRKSKKLAKNFLKAPDNRNNLSLWKLYAYLEWLLGNTDDSRKVFDTALCTAGTGGLKSAQLCSLSLLYAQLEVELLESIEGAVMSRAVHILTKLTENGPYVPYSGQVLPVNVLKARKIYEHALQDYLSKTAVSDQDQVNDADQLVNLVGCYALFQYLTVGIDAAVLIYMQASEKLEVSGSQKCENTGENFGILNFPTALEAVTLLHTNLLRFHMKISVYPLNPLREALTEALKRYPSNQSLWRSYIHIQRKSHSASKARRFFDSVTRSANSLEPWLFAIRAEQMRKKLTEKVQSSHFADEEAVAGGFLFKAEQGVSGSILNSIKALGDCLMSFLLSQGRCW, translated from the exons ATGGCGCTGTTCCCGGCCTTCGCCGGGGCCGCCCAGCCCGGGGAGCCCCCCGCGGGCAGCTCCGAGGGCTCCACGAGAG AGTTAGACTGGCTTAGTAACCCAAGCTTCTCTGCAGAAGATGCACTCCTTCTGCACCAGCGCACTGCAGAAGTTGCCAATCTCATTCCTGAAAAATTGCCATTAATAAG GACTTCTTCAAGATCTGAGTTGTCAGAGGAGAGTGATACAGATGAGAGTCTGAAACAGACaagtaagaaaaggaaaaagaagaagaaaaagcatcaCCACAGtaagaagacaaaaaagaaaaccaaaggggaTTCCAGTAGCAGCGAATCAGAGGTGGACACTAAGTACATCAAGGACAAAGGAAGTGGCAAAAGTAGtgaaaaggaagcagcagcaaa TCTAGGTAAGAAAACATCAAATGTTACCAGCAGTCATTCTATTTGGCTTGATGATATCCAGGCCCCCAGAGCAGACACCTTCCGGATAGACAAGAAACCAGATCCTGCAAACTGGGCCTACAAATCCTTGTATCGTGGGGACATAGCAAG GtataaaaggaaaggagagtCCTGTCTTGGCATAGATGCAAAGAAACAGTGCATAATTTGGGACAGTTCTGCATCAAAAAGGAAGCAAGCACGGAGTCAACCTGAGCGCTACTTTACAAAGAACAATGTGAAGATGCTGAATACAGATGGGATTCTTGTTTGTAATAAAAGTTCTCCAGCTGATCCACCTGCTTTTATACCAGTTTCCCAAGTGGAAACTGATGATTTTTCTGACACAACAGAAGTAAATCCTCTTGGGATATATGATTCATCAACCACAGTGTGGCTACAAGGAAAAGGCAAGAGTGCAGACAATGAGTCTGTAAATACACAGCAAACAATTCAAGAGCCTGGGATAAACATGAACTCCATTCTAATGACGAAAGTGGAGGAATATAACAAGAAAGTTAGAGAAAACCCAAGAGATATTAATGCTTGGAtggaatttatttcctttcag gATGAATTAATGAGAGGACCTAGCCCTTATGCCAGtaagggagagcaggaattaAGGAGAAAATCACTCAAGTTAATCTTGGAAAAGAAACTGGCCATTTTAGAGAGGGCAATTGAAAGCAATCCAAGTAATGTTGATCTGAAGCTTGCTAGGCTGAAGCTGTGCACAGAATTCTGGGAACCACCAGCTGTGATCAAAGAATGGCAGAAGCTAATTTTTTTACATCCCAATAATCCAGAGATGTGGAAGAAATACCTTCTATTCTGTCAAAGTCAGTTCACTaccttttctgtttcaaagaTCAACAGTCTCTATGGAAAATGTTTGACAACACTGGCAGCTGTACAGGATGGCAGCATGGTATCCCATCCTCTGTTGCCTGGCACTGAAGAAGCTATGCTAG CTATATTTATTCAGCAATGCCACTTTCTGAGACAGGCTGGCCATTCTGAGAAAGCAGTGTCTTTGTTTCAGGCTCTGATTGACTTCACCTTCTTTAAACCTGACAGTGTAAAAGATCTGCCAACAAGGGGACAG GTGGAATTCTTTGAACCCTTTTGGGATAGTGGAGAACCACGAATTGGAGAAAAAGGAGCAAGAGGCTGGAAAGCATGGATGCACCAACAAGAAAAGGGTGGCTGGGTTGTTCTTAAGCCTG atgatgaggatgaggaagaaataGATGAGGatcaagaaataaaagataaaactcTTCCCAAGTGGCATATTTGGTTGGATGTTGAATATTCCCGTGAGGCAAGGCATTGGTTACCTTGGAGGccagacaaaaccaaaaaggaaactgaagaaGATTGTGAAGATCCAGAAAGACAG gtGTTATTTGATGATCTAGGACCATCTTTAATCCGTCTTTCTAATCCAAAGCTTCAACATCAACTACTGTACTCTTTTCTGCAATTCCTGGGAGTTCCATGTACAAGTAAACTCTTTCCTTCCGGTCTCTATATTGCCATGGATGAAAATAACATCTTTGACAGTGTGCTTTATGATGATAAACCACTGACTTCTGTTGATATTCCACTTTCTGGATTCAACAGTATTGGTCATATGGATACGATGTCACGAGGCAGACATCAGATAGGCCACTACAAAGAAGGAGAGGAGTTCATACAAAATGTCTTCCATGTTCTGTCCCAGATAtttacaggaaaggaaaaatctaaCCTGGCCATTTGTTGGCTACAGTATGAAATATCTAAG GTAATCCAGTGTCTccaagcaaaaaagaaaaagaagctaaaAGCACAAGGGAGGAAGAGTAAAAAGTTGGCCAAGAATTTTCTTAAAGCACCTGACAACCGAAACAACCTTTCTCTCTGGAAACTCTATGCCTACCTAGAGTGGCTGCTTGGTAACACAGATGATTCCAGGAAGGTGTTTGACACAGCTCTTTGCACAGCGGGGACAGGAGGATTGAAgagtgctcagctctgcagcctcagccTGCTGTATGCTCAGCTGGAAGTGGAACTGCTAGAAAGTATAGAAGGAGCTGTCATGTCACGTGCTGTTCATATATTGACCAAATTGACTGAAAATGGACCATATGTGCCCTATAGTGGACAAGTGTTACCTGTGAATGTCTTGAAAGCTCGTAAAATATATGAGCATGCACTGCAAGATTATTTAAGTAAAACAGCAGTTTCTGATCAGGATCAGGTCAATGATGCTGATCAGTTGGTTAACCTGGTTGGTTGTTATGCACTGTTTCAGTATTTGACTGTTGGGATTGATGCTGCAGTATTAATATATATGCAGGCTTCAGAAAAACTTGAAGTTTCTGGTtcacagaaatgtgaaaatacagGAGAGAATTTTGGCATTCTAAATTTTCCCACTGCTCTTGAAGCTGTCACACTGCTGCATACAAATTTACTGAGATTCCACATGAAAATTAGTGTTTATCCTTTGAATCCCCTGCGAGAGGCACTGACAGAGGCTCTGAAACGGTATCCTAGCAACCAGTCTCTTTGGAGGTCGTACATCCACATCCAAAGGAAGTCTCACAGTGCGAGCAAAGCACGAAGATTTTTTGATAGTGTCACAAGGTCTGCCAACTCTTTAGAGCCATGGCTGTTTGCAATCCGAGCAgagcagatgagaaaaaaactCACAGAGAAGGTCCAGAG TTCTCATTTTGCAGATGAAGAAGCTGTAGCTGGAGGTTTTTTGTTCAAGGCTGAACAGGGAGTCAGTGGCAGCATCTTGAACAGCATAAAAGCCCTGGGTGATTGCCTTATGTCCTTTCTCCTGAGCCAG GGCAGATGTTGGTGA
- the NRDE2 gene encoding nuclear exosome regulator NRDE2 isoform X1, with protein MALFPAFAGAAQPGEPPAGSSEGSTRELDWLSNPSFSAEDALLLHQRTAEVANLIPEKLPLIRTSSRSELSEESDTDESLKQTSKKRKKKKKKHHHSKKTKKKTKGDSSSSESEVDTKYIKDKGSGKSSEKEAAANLGKKTSNVTSSHSIWLDDIQAPRADTFRIDKKPDPANWAYKSLYRGDIARYKRKGESCLGIDAKKQCIIWDSSASKRKQARSQPERYFTKNNVKMLNTDGILVCNKSSPADPPAFIPVSQVETDDFSDTTEVNPLGIYDSSTTVWLQGKGKSADNESVNTQQTIQEPGINMNSILMTKVEEYNKKVRENPRDINAWMEFISFQDELMRGPSPYASKGEQELRRKSLKLILEKKLAILERAIESNPSNVDLKLARLKLCTEFWEPPAVIKEWQKLIFLHPNNPEMWKKYLLFCQSQFTTFSVSKINSLYGKCLTTLAAVQDGSMVSHPLLPGTEEAMLAIFIQQCHFLRQAGHSEKAVSLFQALIDFTFFKPDSVKDLPTRGQVEFFEPFWDSGEPRIGEKGARGWKAWMHQQEKGGWVVLKPDDEDEEEIDEDQEIKDKTLPKWHIWLDVEYSREARHWLPWRPDKTKKETEEDCEDPERQVLFDDLGPSLIRLSNPKLQHQLLYSFLQFLGVPCTSKLFPSGLYIAMDENNIFDSVLYDDKPLTSVDIPLSGFNSIGHMDTMSRGRHQIGHYKEGEEFIQNVFHVLSQIFTGKEKSNLAICWLQYEISKVIQCLQAKKKKKLKAQGRKSKKLAKNFLKAPDNRNNLSLWKLYAYLEWLLGNTDDSRKVFDTALCTAGTGGLKSAQLCSLSLLYAQLEVELLESIEGAVMSRAVHILTKLTENGPYVPYSGQVLPVNVLKARKIYEHALQDYLSKTAVSDQDQVNDADQLVNLVGCYALFQYLTVGIDAAVLIYMQASEKLEVSGSQKCENTGENFGILNFPTALEAVTLLHTNLLRFHMKISVYPLNPLREALTEALKRYPSNQSLWRSYIHIQRKSHSASKARRFFDSVTRSANSLEPWLFAIRAEQMRKKLTEKVQRADVGEIHCTIPETGLTNRIVALFEHAVQSENGTHCPLLWRMYLNFMASLGKKEKSKGLFYKALQNCPWAKVLYMDAVEYFPEDLQETLDLMTEKELRVRVPMEELDLLLEI; from the exons ATGGCGCTGTTCCCGGCCTTCGCCGGGGCCGCCCAGCCCGGGGAGCCCCCCGCGGGCAGCTCCGAGGGCTCCACGAGAG AGTTAGACTGGCTTAGTAACCCAAGCTTCTCTGCAGAAGATGCACTCCTTCTGCACCAGCGCACTGCAGAAGTTGCCAATCTCATTCCTGAAAAATTGCCATTAATAAG GACTTCTTCAAGATCTGAGTTGTCAGAGGAGAGTGATACAGATGAGAGTCTGAAACAGACaagtaagaaaaggaaaaagaagaagaaaaagcatcaCCACAGtaagaagacaaaaaagaaaaccaaaggggaTTCCAGTAGCAGCGAATCAGAGGTGGACACTAAGTACATCAAGGACAAAGGAAGTGGCAAAAGTAGtgaaaaggaagcagcagcaaa TCTAGGTAAGAAAACATCAAATGTTACCAGCAGTCATTCTATTTGGCTTGATGATATCCAGGCCCCCAGAGCAGACACCTTCCGGATAGACAAGAAACCAGATCCTGCAAACTGGGCCTACAAATCCTTGTATCGTGGGGACATAGCAAG GtataaaaggaaaggagagtCCTGTCTTGGCATAGATGCAAAGAAACAGTGCATAATTTGGGACAGTTCTGCATCAAAAAGGAAGCAAGCACGGAGTCAACCTGAGCGCTACTTTACAAAGAACAATGTGAAGATGCTGAATACAGATGGGATTCTTGTTTGTAATAAAAGTTCTCCAGCTGATCCACCTGCTTTTATACCAGTTTCCCAAGTGGAAACTGATGATTTTTCTGACACAACAGAAGTAAATCCTCTTGGGATATATGATTCATCAACCACAGTGTGGCTACAAGGAAAAGGCAAGAGTGCAGACAATGAGTCTGTAAATACACAGCAAACAATTCAAGAGCCTGGGATAAACATGAACTCCATTCTAATGACGAAAGTGGAGGAATATAACAAGAAAGTTAGAGAAAACCCAAGAGATATTAATGCTTGGAtggaatttatttcctttcag gATGAATTAATGAGAGGACCTAGCCCTTATGCCAGtaagggagagcaggaattaAGGAGAAAATCACTCAAGTTAATCTTGGAAAAGAAACTGGCCATTTTAGAGAGGGCAATTGAAAGCAATCCAAGTAATGTTGATCTGAAGCTTGCTAGGCTGAAGCTGTGCACAGAATTCTGGGAACCACCAGCTGTGATCAAAGAATGGCAGAAGCTAATTTTTTTACATCCCAATAATCCAGAGATGTGGAAGAAATACCTTCTATTCTGTCAAAGTCAGTTCACTaccttttctgtttcaaagaTCAACAGTCTCTATGGAAAATGTTTGACAACACTGGCAGCTGTACAGGATGGCAGCATGGTATCCCATCCTCTGTTGCCTGGCACTGAAGAAGCTATGCTAG CTATATTTATTCAGCAATGCCACTTTCTGAGACAGGCTGGCCATTCTGAGAAAGCAGTGTCTTTGTTTCAGGCTCTGATTGACTTCACCTTCTTTAAACCTGACAGTGTAAAAGATCTGCCAACAAGGGGACAG GTGGAATTCTTTGAACCCTTTTGGGATAGTGGAGAACCACGAATTGGAGAAAAAGGAGCAAGAGGCTGGAAAGCATGGATGCACCAACAAGAAAAGGGTGGCTGGGTTGTTCTTAAGCCTG atgatgaggatgaggaagaaataGATGAGGatcaagaaataaaagataaaactcTTCCCAAGTGGCATATTTGGTTGGATGTTGAATATTCCCGTGAGGCAAGGCATTGGTTACCTTGGAGGccagacaaaaccaaaaaggaaactgaagaaGATTGTGAAGATCCAGAAAGACAG gtGTTATTTGATGATCTAGGACCATCTTTAATCCGTCTTTCTAATCCAAAGCTTCAACATCAACTACTGTACTCTTTTCTGCAATTCCTGGGAGTTCCATGTACAAGTAAACTCTTTCCTTCCGGTCTCTATATTGCCATGGATGAAAATAACATCTTTGACAGTGTGCTTTATGATGATAAACCACTGACTTCTGTTGATATTCCACTTTCTGGATTCAACAGTATTGGTCATATGGATACGATGTCACGAGGCAGACATCAGATAGGCCACTACAAAGAAGGAGAGGAGTTCATACAAAATGTCTTCCATGTTCTGTCCCAGATAtttacaggaaaggaaaaatctaaCCTGGCCATTTGTTGGCTACAGTATGAAATATCTAAG GTAATCCAGTGTCTccaagcaaaaaagaaaaagaagctaaaAGCACAAGGGAGGAAGAGTAAAAAGTTGGCCAAGAATTTTCTTAAAGCACCTGACAACCGAAACAACCTTTCTCTCTGGAAACTCTATGCCTACCTAGAGTGGCTGCTTGGTAACACAGATGATTCCAGGAAGGTGTTTGACACAGCTCTTTGCACAGCGGGGACAGGAGGATTGAAgagtgctcagctctgcagcctcagccTGCTGTATGCTCAGCTGGAAGTGGAACTGCTAGAAAGTATAGAAGGAGCTGTCATGTCACGTGCTGTTCATATATTGACCAAATTGACTGAAAATGGACCATATGTGCCCTATAGTGGACAAGTGTTACCTGTGAATGTCTTGAAAGCTCGTAAAATATATGAGCATGCACTGCAAGATTATTTAAGTAAAACAGCAGTTTCTGATCAGGATCAGGTCAATGATGCTGATCAGTTGGTTAACCTGGTTGGTTGTTATGCACTGTTTCAGTATTTGACTGTTGGGATTGATGCTGCAGTATTAATATATATGCAGGCTTCAGAAAAACTTGAAGTTTCTGGTtcacagaaatgtgaaaatacagGAGAGAATTTTGGCATTCTAAATTTTCCCACTGCTCTTGAAGCTGTCACACTGCTGCATACAAATTTACTGAGATTCCACATGAAAATTAGTGTTTATCCTTTGAATCCCCTGCGAGAGGCACTGACAGAGGCTCTGAAACGGTATCCTAGCAACCAGTCTCTTTGGAGGTCGTACATCCACATCCAAAGGAAGTCTCACAGTGCGAGCAAAGCACGAAGATTTTTTGATAGTGTCACAAGGTCTGCCAACTCTTTAGAGCCATGGCTGTTTGCAATCCGAGCAgagcagatgagaaaaaaactCACAGAGAAGGTCCAGAG GGCAGATGTTGGTGAAATACATTGTACTATTCCTGAAACTGGATTAACAAATCGGATTGTAGCTCTGTTTGAACATGCAGTTCAGAGTGAAAATGGTACCCATTGTCCACTGCTATGGAGAATGTATTTGAACTTTAtg
- the NRDE2 gene encoding nuclear exosome regulator NRDE2 isoform X3, producing MALFPAFAGAAQPGEPPAGSSEGSTRELDWLSNPSFSAEDALLLHQRTAEVANLIPEKLPLIRTSSRSELSEESDTDESLKQTSKKRKKKKKKHHHSKKTKKKTKGDSSSSESEVDTKYIKDKGSGKSSEKEAAANLGKKTSNVTSSHSIWLDDIQAPRADTFRIDKKPDPANWAYKSLYRGDIARYKRKGESCLGIDAKKQCIIWDSSASKRKQARSQPERYFTKNNVKMLNTDGILVCNKSSPADPPAFIPVSQVETDDFSDTTEVNPLGIYDSSTTVWLQGKGKSADNESVNTQQTIQEPGINMNSILMTKVEEYNKKVRENPRDINAWMEFISFQDELMRGPSPYASKGEQELRRKSLKLILEKKLAILERAIESNPSNVDLKLARLKLCTEFWEPPAVIKEWQKLIFLHPNNPEMWKKYLLFCQSQFTTFSVSKINSLYGKCLTTLAAVQDGSMVSHPLLPGTEEAMLAIFIQQCHFLRQAGHSEKAVSLFQALIDFTFFKPDSVKDLPTRGQVEFFEPFWDSGEPRIGEKGARGWKAWMHQQEKGGWVVLKPDDEDEEEIDEDQEIKDKTLPKWHIWLDVEYSREARHWLPWRPDKTKKETEEDCEDPERQVLFDDLGPSLIRLSNPKLQHQLLYSFLQFLGVPCTSKLFPSGLYIAMDENNIFDSVLYDDKPLTSVDIPLSGFNSIGHMDTMSRGRHQIGHYKEGEEFIQNVFHVLSQIFTGKEKSNLAICWLQYEISKVIQCLQAKKKKKLKAQGRKSKKLAKNFLKAPDNRNNLSLWKLYAYLEWLLGNTDDSRKVFDTALCTAGTGGLKSAQLCSLSLLYAQLEVELLESIEGAVMSRAVHILTKLTENGPYVPYSGQVLPVNVLKARKIYEHALQDYLSKTAVSDQDQVNDADQLVNLVGCYALFQYLTVGIDAAVLIYMQASEKLEVSGSQKCENTGENFGILNFPTALEAVTLLHTNLLRFHMKISVYPLNPLREALTEALKRYPSNQSLWRSYIHIQRKSHSASKARRFFDSVTRSANSLEPWLFAIRAEQMRKKLTEKVQR from the exons ATGGCGCTGTTCCCGGCCTTCGCCGGGGCCGCCCAGCCCGGGGAGCCCCCCGCGGGCAGCTCCGAGGGCTCCACGAGAG AGTTAGACTGGCTTAGTAACCCAAGCTTCTCTGCAGAAGATGCACTCCTTCTGCACCAGCGCACTGCAGAAGTTGCCAATCTCATTCCTGAAAAATTGCCATTAATAAG GACTTCTTCAAGATCTGAGTTGTCAGAGGAGAGTGATACAGATGAGAGTCTGAAACAGACaagtaagaaaaggaaaaagaagaagaaaaagcatcaCCACAGtaagaagacaaaaaagaaaaccaaaggggaTTCCAGTAGCAGCGAATCAGAGGTGGACACTAAGTACATCAAGGACAAAGGAAGTGGCAAAAGTAGtgaaaaggaagcagcagcaaa TCTAGGTAAGAAAACATCAAATGTTACCAGCAGTCATTCTATTTGGCTTGATGATATCCAGGCCCCCAGAGCAGACACCTTCCGGATAGACAAGAAACCAGATCCTGCAAACTGGGCCTACAAATCCTTGTATCGTGGGGACATAGCAAG GtataaaaggaaaggagagtCCTGTCTTGGCATAGATGCAAAGAAACAGTGCATAATTTGGGACAGTTCTGCATCAAAAAGGAAGCAAGCACGGAGTCAACCTGAGCGCTACTTTACAAAGAACAATGTGAAGATGCTGAATACAGATGGGATTCTTGTTTGTAATAAAAGTTCTCCAGCTGATCCACCTGCTTTTATACCAGTTTCCCAAGTGGAAACTGATGATTTTTCTGACACAACAGAAGTAAATCCTCTTGGGATATATGATTCATCAACCACAGTGTGGCTACAAGGAAAAGGCAAGAGTGCAGACAATGAGTCTGTAAATACACAGCAAACAATTCAAGAGCCTGGGATAAACATGAACTCCATTCTAATGACGAAAGTGGAGGAATATAACAAGAAAGTTAGAGAAAACCCAAGAGATATTAATGCTTGGAtggaatttatttcctttcag gATGAATTAATGAGAGGACCTAGCCCTTATGCCAGtaagggagagcaggaattaAGGAGAAAATCACTCAAGTTAATCTTGGAAAAGAAACTGGCCATTTTAGAGAGGGCAATTGAAAGCAATCCAAGTAATGTTGATCTGAAGCTTGCTAGGCTGAAGCTGTGCACAGAATTCTGGGAACCACCAGCTGTGATCAAAGAATGGCAGAAGCTAATTTTTTTACATCCCAATAATCCAGAGATGTGGAAGAAATACCTTCTATTCTGTCAAAGTCAGTTCACTaccttttctgtttcaaagaTCAACAGTCTCTATGGAAAATGTTTGACAACACTGGCAGCTGTACAGGATGGCAGCATGGTATCCCATCCTCTGTTGCCTGGCACTGAAGAAGCTATGCTAG CTATATTTATTCAGCAATGCCACTTTCTGAGACAGGCTGGCCATTCTGAGAAAGCAGTGTCTTTGTTTCAGGCTCTGATTGACTTCACCTTCTTTAAACCTGACAGTGTAAAAGATCTGCCAACAAGGGGACAG GTGGAATTCTTTGAACCCTTTTGGGATAGTGGAGAACCACGAATTGGAGAAAAAGGAGCAAGAGGCTGGAAAGCATGGATGCACCAACAAGAAAAGGGTGGCTGGGTTGTTCTTAAGCCTG atgatgaggatgaggaagaaataGATGAGGatcaagaaataaaagataaaactcTTCCCAAGTGGCATATTTGGTTGGATGTTGAATATTCCCGTGAGGCAAGGCATTGGTTACCTTGGAGGccagacaaaaccaaaaaggaaactgaagaaGATTGTGAAGATCCAGAAAGACAG gtGTTATTTGATGATCTAGGACCATCTTTAATCCGTCTTTCTAATCCAAAGCTTCAACATCAACTACTGTACTCTTTTCTGCAATTCCTGGGAGTTCCATGTACAAGTAAACTCTTTCCTTCCGGTCTCTATATTGCCATGGATGAAAATAACATCTTTGACAGTGTGCTTTATGATGATAAACCACTGACTTCTGTTGATATTCCACTTTCTGGATTCAACAGTATTGGTCATATGGATACGATGTCACGAGGCAGACATCAGATAGGCCACTACAAAGAAGGAGAGGAGTTCATACAAAATGTCTTCCATGTTCTGTCCCAGATAtttacaggaaaggaaaaatctaaCCTGGCCATTTGTTGGCTACAGTATGAAATATCTAAG GTAATCCAGTGTCTccaagcaaaaaagaaaaagaagctaaaAGCACAAGGGAGGAAGAGTAAAAAGTTGGCCAAGAATTTTCTTAAAGCACCTGACAACCGAAACAACCTTTCTCTCTGGAAACTCTATGCCTACCTAGAGTGGCTGCTTGGTAACACAGATGATTCCAGGAAGGTGTTTGACACAGCTCTTTGCACAGCGGGGACAGGAGGATTGAAgagtgctcagctctgcagcctcagccTGCTGTATGCTCAGCTGGAAGTGGAACTGCTAGAAAGTATAGAAGGAGCTGTCATGTCACGTGCTGTTCATATATTGACCAAATTGACTGAAAATGGACCATATGTGCCCTATAGTGGACAAGTGTTACCTGTGAATGTCTTGAAAGCTCGTAAAATATATGAGCATGCACTGCAAGATTATTTAAGTAAAACAGCAGTTTCTGATCAGGATCAGGTCAATGATGCTGATCAGTTGGTTAACCTGGTTGGTTGTTATGCACTGTTTCAGTATTTGACTGTTGGGATTGATGCTGCAGTATTAATATATATGCAGGCTTCAGAAAAACTTGAAGTTTCTGGTtcacagaaatgtgaaaatacagGAGAGAATTTTGGCATTCTAAATTTTCCCACTGCTCTTGAAGCTGTCACACTGCTGCATACAAATTTACTGAGATTCCACATGAAAATTAGTGTTTATCCTTTGAATCCCCTGCGAGAGGCACTGACAGAGGCTCTGAAACGGTATCCTAGCAACCAGTCTCTTTGGAGGTCGTACATCCACATCCAAAGGAAGTCTCACAGTGCGAGCAAAGCACGAAGATTTTTTGATAGTGTCACAAGGTCTGCCAACTCTTTAGAGCCATGGCTGTTTGCAATCCGAGCAgagcagatgagaaaaaaactCACAGAGAAGGTCCAGAG ATGA